In one window of Haemophilus parainfluenzae DNA:
- a CDS encoding PqiB family protein, producing MTENNKPESQSIDEQYNNVEALLRKNKRISPFWLLPFIALCIGAILFFQIVQERGKTITITFSNGAGLVADKTPIRYQGLQIGVVKKVNFTDNMQKVKVEANVYSEATDVLKENTKFWLVQPSVSLAGISGLDSLVSGNYITLQPGDGDSEDEFIAEEQGPIAQVNPGDLLIHLISDDLGSISIGASVYFKKMPVGKIYDYRFNKENKVEIDVVIDKSFAHFVKKDSRFWNISGINANINSSGMHVAIESLNSVVQGAVSFDSPADSTQAVTDSNYKLYSNLQAAKRGIEVSITIPVTAGLQAEQTSVYYGNEPVGILSSLSAVENNEEILKGTLLIDPSQASLLKTNTRIVLKNRKLDLGDVANPKKFFRGDYFEIIPGSGESKTQFDVIREYELLLKAPNTLVLTLTAPETYGITEGQSVFYNNIAIGQIVKQHLNVDGVKFEAAIAAEYRNLIHENTQFVAASNFDVSFGIDGLRFESATPSKWLQGGVRVLPKKGSGAPHSSYPLYKDISSAETGITGNLVNPTIVLHSTNLPSISKGSIVLYRQFEVGKIINVRPKANNFDIDVYIYPAYQHLLTDKSVFWVESAAQIDITPKGISIQASPVARSLKGAISFDNTGSGKNKTLYPSELRAKSAGQVITLLTDDATALSKGMSLRYLGMNVGEVEQIALDQKTNRITAKALINPSYMGMIAKEGTVFKVISPQISAGGIENLDSLLQPYIDIELGKGQPKTQFNLAQTAQPRNKYSNGVPFILETSDAMNLTEGSPVLYRGVEVGTVRKFELNSLGDRVLVHIAITPKYQHLVRKNSEFWVSSGYDFNLGWKGAEFNTGSVQQLLKGGISFSTPSGTIVQPQATANQRFMLQVKKPAEAPTWNSGALPANQ from the coding sequence ATGACAGAAAACAATAAACCAGAATCTCAATCTATTGATGAGCAATATAACAATGTAGAAGCGTTATTACGCAAGAATAAACGCATCTCACCGTTTTGGTTGTTGCCTTTTATTGCATTATGTATTGGTGCCATTTTATTTTTCCAAATTGTGCAAGAACGAGGGAAGACTATTACGATCACGTTTTCCAATGGCGCAGGGCTCGTTGCAGATAAAACGCCTATACGTTACCAGGGTTTGCAAATCGGTGTTGTGAAGAAGGTTAACTTTACCGACAACATGCAAAAAGTGAAAGTTGAGGCTAACGTTTATTCTGAAGCCACCGATGTGTTAAAGGAAAATACCAAATTCTGGCTTGTCCAACCGAGTGTATCGCTTGCGGGGATTTCGGGTTTAGACTCTTTAGTGTCAGGAAATTACATTACGCTTCAACCGGGTGATGGCGATTCAGAAGATGAATTTATTGCTGAAGAGCAAGGCCCTATTGCACAAGTCAATCCTGGCGATTTGCTCATTCATTTAATTTCAGATGATTTAGGCTCAATTTCGATTGGCGCTTCCGTGTATTTCAAAAAAATGCCGGTCGGGAAAATTTATGATTACCGCTTCAATAAAGAGAATAAAGTAGAAATTGATGTGGTAATTGATAAATCTTTTGCACATTTTGTGAAGAAAGATTCACGTTTTTGGAATATTAGTGGTATTAACGCAAACATTAATTCATCAGGGATGCATGTGGCAATAGAAAGTTTAAATTCTGTGGTGCAAGGTGCGGTATCATTTGACTCGCCAGCAGATAGCACACAGGCCGTTACAGACAGTAATTACAAGCTTTACTCTAATTTACAAGCAGCCAAACGAGGGATTGAAGTAAGTATAACAATTCCGGTCACAGCGGGTTTACAGGCAGAGCAGACTTCGGTTTATTATGGTAATGAACCGGTAGGTATTCTTTCATCTTTAAGTGCGGTTGAAAATAATGAAGAAATTTTAAAAGGCACATTATTAATTGATCCAAGTCAAGCTAGCCTGTTAAAAACAAATACACGTATTGTGTTAAAAAATCGTAAGTTAGATTTGGGTGATGTGGCTAATCCGAAAAAATTCTTCCGTGGAGATTATTTTGAAATTATTCCGGGTAGTGGAGAAAGCAAAACGCAATTTGATGTGATTCGAGAATATGAGTTATTGCTCAAAGCACCGAATACTTTAGTCTTAACTTTAACCGCACCAGAAACTTATGGTATTACTGAAGGGCAATCGGTGTTTTATAACAATATTGCCATTGGTCAAATTGTGAAGCAGCACTTAAATGTTGATGGTGTGAAATTTGAAGCGGCAATTGCGGCGGAATACCGCAATCTTATTCATGAAAATACTCAATTTGTGGCAGCCTCTAATTTTGATGTCAGTTTTGGTATCGACGGATTACGTTTTGAATCAGCAACGCCATCAAAATGGCTACAAGGTGGGGTGAGAGTATTACCCAAAAAAGGAAGTGGTGCCCCACATTCAAGCTATCCACTTTATAAAGATATTAGTAGTGCAGAAACGGGCATTACGGGTAATTTGGTAAATCCAACTATAGTATTACATTCGACTAATTTACCAAGTATTAGTAAAGGTTCAATCGTGCTTTATCGTCAGTTTGAAGTGGGTAAAATTATTAACGTAAGACCGAAAGCCAATAACTTTGATATTGATGTGTATATTTATCCGGCTTATCAACATCTTCTGACAGATAAAAGTGTATTCTGGGTAGAAAGTGCAGCACAAATTGATATTACGCCAAAAGGTATTAGTATCCAGGCATCACCGGTTGCGCGATCATTAAAAGGTGCAATAAGCTTTGATAATACAGGTTCAGGTAAAAATAAAACGCTTTATCCAAGTGAATTGCGAGCAAAATCAGCAGGGCAAGTGATTACGTTACTCACAGATGATGCAACGGCTTTAAGTAAAGGAATGAGCTTACGTTATCTTGGTATGAATGTGGGTGAGGTCGAGCAGATTGCTCTTGATCAAAAGACAAACCGTATCACAGCGAAAGCATTAATTAACCCAAGTTATATGGGGATGATTGCAAAAGAGGGGACGGTATTTAAAGTGATTTCCCCACAAATCTCAGCGGGTGGAATTGAAAACTTAGATAGCCTTTTACAGCCTTACATTGATATTGAATTAGGCAAAGGTCAACCAAAAACACAGTTTAATTTAGCGCAAACTGCACAACCTCGAAATAAATACAGCAATGGCGTGCCATTTATTTTGGAAACCAGTGATGCGATGAATTTAACGGAAGGCTCACCAGTGCTTTATCGCGGTGTTGAAGTGGGAACCGTTCGTAAGTTTGAATTAAATTCTTTAGGCGATCGTGTGTTGGTACATATTGCGATTACACCGAAGTATCAACATTTGGTACGTAAAAATTCAGAATTCTGGGTTTCATCGGGTTATGATTTCAACCTTGGTTGGAAAGGGGCTGAATTTAATACCGGTAGTGTACAACAATTGTTGAAAGGTGGTATTTCGTTCTCGACTCCATCGGGTACGATCGTTCAACCACAAGCAACGGCAAATCAGCGCTTTATGTTACAAGTGAAGAAACCAGCTGAAGCGCCAACTTGGAATTCAGGTGCTTTACCGGCAAATCAATAA
- a CDS encoding PqiA/YebS family transporter subunit: MTKTPDFSHATYKLVRCIGCDATVSVCRPQEGEYAQCPRCHHKLQSGSRWSLKRCSLIALSILILMPFALGYPLLSLDLLGTKIDASVWKGIWKMAVEGYSYTAFMIFICAVLMPVSFAILVIMLQLSKLLKIKPRNVLLFLGYIKPWVMFDVYLVALAVTMFKVREYATLEVDVYLIAFVFTALLTTLLFIKINLDDLWHDFYPEQKPVTQSDKPLELCTACDYTFLKEDQEYDHRHRAICPRCESVIDIPDSIKLQRVWATLVSGVIMLFPANLLPISGVYLTGSLSEDTLMSGVISFVSMGSYFVAFVVFFASVFVPISKILIMVYLLASVHFKWRHSIKWQMRLLHIVHFVGRWSMLDLFVLALMMSLVTRGQIINFTVGPAAFYFGAAVFLTMISTSQFDSRLIWKIYDRKQ, from the coding sequence ATGACAAAAACACCTGATTTTTCTCATGCCACTTATAAACTCGTGCGTTGTATCGGATGTGATGCAACGGTGTCTGTTTGTCGTCCGCAAGAAGGTGAGTATGCGCAATGTCCGCGTTGCCATCATAAATTGCAATCGGGAAGTCGTTGGTCTCTTAAACGTTGTTCATTAATCGCCCTTTCTATCTTAATTTTAATGCCATTTGCTTTAGGTTATCCTTTATTGAGCTTAGATTTACTGGGTACTAAAATTGATGCTTCTGTTTGGAAAGGGATTTGGAAAATGGCAGTAGAGGGATATTCCTATACTGCATTTATGATTTTTATCTGTGCTGTTTTAATGCCTGTATCTTTTGCGATTTTAGTCATTATGTTGCAGCTTTCTAAATTACTCAAAATTAAGCCTCGTAATGTCTTATTATTTTTGGGTTATATTAAGCCTTGGGTCATGTTTGACGTGTATTTAGTTGCACTCGCTGTTACTATGTTTAAAGTGCGCGAATATGCCACGTTAGAAGTAGATGTATATTTAATTGCTTTTGTTTTTACTGCACTTTTAACCACTTTATTGTTTATTAAAATTAATTTAGATGACTTATGGCATGATTTTTATCCCGAGCAGAAACCCGTTACTCAAAGTGATAAGCCGTTAGAACTTTGTACAGCTTGTGATTACACTTTTTTAAAAGAAGATCAAGAATATGATCATCGTCATCGTGCGATTTGTCCTCGTTGTGAATCAGTTATTGATATACCCGATAGTATTAAGTTACAGCGAGTTTGGGCAACATTAGTCTCAGGGGTTATCATGCTTTTTCCCGCAAACTTACTTCCTATATCAGGTGTTTATTTAACCGGTAGTCTATCAGAAGATACTTTAATGTCTGGTGTTATTTCCTTTGTTAGTATGGGCAGCTATTTTGTTGCCTTCGTGGTATTCTTCGCCAGTGTTTTTGTTCCAATAAGTAAAATTCTCATTATGGTATATTTGCTTGCGAGTGTACATTTTAAATGGCGACATTCGATCAAATGGCAAATGCGGTTATTACATATTGTTCATTTTGTAGGACGTTGGTCAATGTTGGATCTTTTTGTGTTAGCTTTGATGATGTCTCTAGTAACACGCGGACAGATTATTAATTTTACTGTAGGCCCTGCCGCATTTTATTTTGGCGCAGCTGTGTTTTTAACTATGATTTCAACTTCTCAGTTTGATAGTCGATTAATTTGGAAAATTTATGACAGAAAACAATAA
- the proQ gene encoding RNA chaperone ProQ, which translates to MTDSQVEAQVENSAEGIQKLTDTKAIIAYLVEKFPLCFIAEGEAKPLKIGLFQDLAEALKDDERVSKTQLRQALRQYTSNWRYLHGCREGAERVDLYGNPAGVLDAEHVSHAAQQLAEAKAKFAEKRKAELAAKKTQQKRPARKPNTNQTTRKPKAPQVKLSAVDFTTLSTGSKVKVKVGEQAKNATVLNVEKDGARVELENGLVMTVTADRLFA; encoded by the coding sequence ATGACAGATTCTCAAGTTGAAGCCCAAGTTGAAAATAGTGCTGAAGGCATTCAAAAATTAACTGATACAAAAGCGATCATTGCATATCTTGTGGAAAAATTCCCACTTTGCTTTATTGCAGAAGGTGAAGCTAAACCATTAAAAATTGGTCTTTTCCAAGATCTTGCTGAAGCATTAAAAGATGATGAACGTGTCAGCAAAACTCAATTACGTCAGGCTTTACGTCAATACACCTCTAACTGGCGCTATTTACACGGCTGTCGCGAAGGTGCTGAGCGTGTGGATTTATACGGCAATCCTGCAGGTGTCTTAGATGCAGAACATGTTTCTCATGCGGCTCAGCAATTAGCTGAGGCAAAGGCAAAATTTGCAGAAAAGCGCAAAGCAGAATTAGCAGCGAAAAAAACACAACAAAAACGCCCTGCTCGTAAACCAAATACAAATCAAACAACTCGCAAACCGAAAGCACCACAAGTGAAACTAAGTGCGGTTGATTTCACGACACTTTCTACTGGCAGTAAAGTTAAAGTAAAAGTTGGTGAGCAAGCAAAAAATGCGACCGTATTAAATGTGGAAAAAGATGGCGCACGCGTAGAACTTGAAAATGGTTTAGTGATGACAGTCACCGCAGATCGTTTATTTGCCTAA
- the prc gene encoding carboxy terminal-processing peptidase: MKLHTTKSLIATAILGALFLHSSDTFAVQPKLKQNDITIPSATDANQLATKRATTRLTQSHYRKFQLDDAFSDKIFDRYIKSLDYSHNTFLKSDIDDLRAKYGSKLDDQLNEGDLSAAFAIYDLMMKRRYERYAYALSLLDKEPDLKGNDQIEIDREKAPFPASEEDANKLWEQRVKNDVISLKLKDKKWPEIKEKLTKRYNLAIRRLTQTKADDIVQIYINAFAREIDPHTSYLAPRTAKSFNESMNLSLEGIGATLQSEDDETSIKSLVPGAPAERSKKLQAGDKIIGVGQEKGEIEDIIGWRLEDIVDKIKGKKGTKVRLEIEPAKGGKSRIITLVRDKVRIEDQAAKLTVSKVEGETIGVIKIPSFYIGLTDDVKKLLVDAEKKKIGALIVDLRENGGGALTEAVALSGLFITDGPVVQVRDAYQRIRVHEDDDNAQQYKGPLLVMINRFSASASEIFAAAMQDYNRGIIIGQNTFGKGTVQQSRSLNFVYDLDQTPLGVLQYTIQKFYRINGGSTQLKGVAADINFPEIIDAKEIGEEKEDNALPWDKIPAATYSETNKARKDVEPLNEKHLERIAKDPEFIALNEDLKIRDERRERKFLSLNFQERKAENDKDDARRLKDLNDRFKREGKKALKDIDDLPKDYEAPDFFLKEAEKMAADLVKLNANQQKVDAEIKQEAAKATK, from the coding sequence ATGAAATTACATACAACCAAAAGTCTTATTGCGACAGCAATTTTAGGTGCGTTATTTCTTCATTCGTCTGACACATTTGCTGTGCAGCCGAAATTAAAGCAAAATGATATTACGATTCCTTCCGCAACTGATGCAAATCAGTTGGCAACAAAGCGTGCAACAACACGTTTAACCCAATCACATTATCGCAAATTCCAGCTTGATGACGCCTTTTCCGACAAGATTTTTGATCGTTACATTAAAAGCTTAGATTACAGCCATAACACCTTTTTAAAATCAGATATTGATGATTTACGTGCTAAATATGGTTCTAAATTAGATGATCAACTTAATGAGGGTGATCTTTCAGCTGCATTTGCGATTTACGATCTGATGATGAAGCGTCGCTATGAGCGTTATGCTTATGCACTATCCTTATTAGATAAAGAACCTGATTTAAAAGGTAATGATCAAATTGAGATCGACCGTGAAAAAGCACCTTTTCCAGCAAGCGAAGAAGATGCAAACAAGCTTTGGGAACAACGAGTCAAAAATGATGTAATCAGTCTGAAGTTAAAAGATAAAAAATGGCCTGAAATTAAAGAAAAACTGACTAAACGTTACAATTTAGCCATCCGTCGATTAACTCAAACCAAAGCGGATGACATTGTTCAGATTTATATTAATGCCTTTGCTCGAGAAATCGATCCGCATACAAGCTATCTTGCGCCACGTACCGCAAAAAGCTTTAATGAAAGTATGAACCTTTCTTTAGAAGGAATTGGTGCAACATTACAATCTGAAGATGACGAAACCAGCATCAAGTCTTTAGTGCCAGGTGCGCCTGCTGAACGCAGTAAAAAATTACAAGCGGGCGATAAAATCATTGGTGTAGGTCAAGAAAAAGGTGAAATCGAAGATATTATCGGTTGGCGTTTAGAAGATATCGTTGACAAAATCAAAGGTAAAAAAGGGACAAAAGTTCGTCTTGAAATTGAACCTGCAAAGGGTGGAAAAAGCCGTATTATCACTTTAGTACGCGATAAAGTCCGTATTGAAGATCAAGCAGCCAAACTCACTGTTTCTAAAGTTGAAGGTGAAACGATTGGCGTCATTAAAATCCCAAGTTTCTATATTGGTCTAACTGATGATGTGAAAAAATTATTAGTGGATGCTGAGAAGAAAAAAATTGGTGCCCTAATTGTGGATCTTCGTGAAAATGGCGGCGGTGCGTTAACGGAAGCCGTCGCATTGAGTGGTTTATTCATTACTGATGGTCCGGTGGTTCAAGTTCGTGATGCTTATCAACGTATTCGTGTACACGAAGATGACGATAATGCTCAGCAATACAAAGGGCCATTGCTGGTAATGATTAATCGTTTCAGTGCATCTGCCTCTGAAATTTTTGCTGCCGCAATGCAAGATTACAACCGTGGTATCATTATTGGGCAAAATACCTTTGGTAAAGGTACAGTACAACAAAGTCGTTCATTAAACTTTGTTTATGATTTAGATCAAACACCACTTGGTGTGTTGCAATATACTATCCAAAAATTCTACCGAATTAATGGTGGTTCAACCCAATTAAAAGGTGTGGCAGCAGATATCAATTTCCCTGAAATTATCGATGCAAAAGAAATTGGTGAAGAAAAAGAAGATAACGCATTGCCTTGGGATAAAATTCCTGCAGCGACTTATTCTGAAACCAATAAAGCGCGTAAAGATGTTGAACCATTAAATGAAAAACATCTTGAGCGTATTGCAAAAGATCCTGAGTTTATTGCGTTAAATGAAGATCTTAAAATCCGTGATGAACGTCGTGAGCGCAAATTCTTGTCATTGAATTTCCAAGAACGCAAAGCGGAAAATGACAAAGATGATGCAAGACGTTTAAAAGATCTCAATGATCGTTTTAAACGTGAAGGTAAAAAAGCATTAAAAGATATTGATGATTTACCGAAAGACTATGAAGCGCCAGATTTCTTCTTAAAAGAAGCGGAAAAAATGGCAGCTGATTTAGTGAAACTCAATGCTAATCAACAAAAAGTGGATGCTGAAATAAAACAAGAAGCGGCAAAAGCAACAAAATAA
- a CDS encoding L,D-transpeptidase family protein, whose product MLKGTMKLSTLVLSLSMMTSGCALADWAKTVGQPQQTENKGVDMSKLSPEERAKLEAEIKEDQARLAAEKQTMLEMSLTHEIGEQNLQFKPILAKLYADNKYDLMWKDKAAEKQFLREYAAMVASGISKRSAQSLINLHNAEKTGGLTYDVLLSDAFLDYLYYSKNVNQQAQRWLYATNAYKPELPNQEIIDQWQSAVKNNAVSDFVNGLSNHNRLYRETVQALPSMISASGISAMGKKLALNAQRLRVIPDFENGIFVNIPSYKLKYYRDGKAILESRVIVGKNERRTPVMYSRLSNVVVNPPWNAPTRLINEDILPKLKRDPSYATAHNYSILDSRGNAIDPHSINWSRIGDKFPYRIRQAAGDSALGNYKFNMPSSDAIYLHDTPNHSLFSKKDRALSSGCVRVEKSDQLASLLLQEAGWSDDKKRNVLASKKTTSANIRTNDPVFLYYVTAWVENGQIQVLPDIYKYDDAASFSGIDWNIVKKYL is encoded by the coding sequence ATGTTAAAAGGAACAATGAAATTAAGCACATTAGTCTTATCATTATCAATGATGACATCAGGTTGTGCGTTAGCAGACTGGGCAAAAACAGTTGGGCAACCTCAACAAACCGAGAATAAAGGCGTTGATATGTCTAAATTAAGCCCTGAAGAGCGTGCAAAACTTGAAGCGGAAATCAAAGAAGACCAAGCTCGTCTAGCAGCTGAAAAGCAAACCATGCTAGAGATGTCATTAACTCATGAAATTGGTGAACAAAATCTGCAGTTCAAACCAATTTTGGCAAAATTATATGCCGATAACAAATATGACTTAATGTGGAAAGACAAGGCTGCAGAAAAACAATTCCTACGCGAATATGCGGCCATGGTAGCGTCTGGTATTTCTAAACGTTCCGCGCAATCATTAATCAATTTACATAACGCTGAAAAGACTGGCGGCCTTACCTACGATGTGTTATTAAGTGATGCTTTCCTTGATTACTTGTATTACAGCAAGAACGTAAATCAACAAGCACAACGTTGGTTATATGCAACGAATGCTTACAAACCAGAATTACCAAATCAAGAAATTATTGACCAATGGCAAAGTGCGGTTAAAAACAATGCTGTTTCTGACTTTGTGAATGGATTATCGAACCATAATCGTTTATACCGTGAAACTGTACAAGCACTTCCATCAATGATTTCAGCTTCTGGTATTTCTGCAATGGGTAAAAAACTTGCTCTCAATGCGCAGCGTTTACGTGTTATTCCTGATTTTGAAAATGGCATTTTTGTCAATATTCCGAGTTATAAATTAAAATATTACCGTGATGGGAAAGCAATCTTAGAATCACGTGTTATCGTAGGAAAAAATGAACGCCGTACACCAGTAATGTACAGCCGTTTAAGTAACGTGGTGGTGAATCCACCTTGGAATGCCCCAACACGTTTAATCAATGAAGATATTTTACCAAAACTAAAACGTGATCCTAGCTATGCAACAGCTCACAACTATTCTATTTTGGATAGTCGAGGTAATGCCATTGATCCTCACTCTATTAATTGGAGTCGTATTGGTGATAAATTTCCATATCGCATCCGTCAAGCTGCTGGCGACAGTGCGTTAGGTAACTATAAATTCAATATGCCAAGTTCTGATGCAATTTATCTTCACGATACACCAAATCATAGTTTATTTAGTAAAAAAGATCGCGCATTAAGTTCTGGCTGTGTACGCGTAGAAAAATCCGACCAACTAGCCTCCCTTTTATTACAAGAAGCGGGCTGGTCAGATGATAAAAAGCGCAATGTTTTAGCAAGTAAGAAAACGACTTCTGCGAATATTCGTACAAATGACCCTGTATTCTTATATTATGTCACCGCATGGGTGGAAAATGGTCAAATACAAGTTTTACCCGATATTTATAAATATGATGATGCGGCAAGTTTTAGCGGTATTGACTGGAATATCGTAAAAAAATACCTTTAG
- a CDS encoding YcbK family protein, with the protein MSKIDNNRRKWISLGGIALGASIMPSSVLAMVSTTKPRILSFYNLNTNERLSGEFSATSGFSRSLLVKLDYFMRDRRTDQVHHMDPNLFMKFYHLQNNLGLRTAQIDVICGYRSAKTNAVRHRQSHGVASNSYHIKGQAIDFRIPAIPLAKLRQAAENLKSGGVGYYPYSNFIHVDTGPIRAWRGA; encoded by the coding sequence ATGAGTAAAATTGATAATAATCGCCGCAAATGGATTTCATTAGGCGGCATTGCTTTAGGTGCAAGTATAATGCCAAGCTCAGTGTTAGCCATGGTCTCTACGACAAAGCCTCGCATCCTTAGCTTTTATAATCTCAATACCAATGAACGATTAAGCGGAGAATTTTCTGCAACCTCTGGGTTTAGTCGCTCATTACTGGTTAAACTTGATTATTTTATGAGAGATCGCCGTACTGACCAAGTCCATCATATGGATCCTAACCTCTTCATGAAATTTTATCATTTACAAAATAACTTAGGTTTACGTACGGCACAAATTGATGTAATTTGTGGTTATCGTAGTGCTAAAACAAATGCTGTACGCCATCGCCAAAGTCATGGTGTAGCAAGTAATAGCTATCATATTAAAGGACAAGCCATTGATTTTAGAATACCCGCTATCCCTTTAGCTAAATTACGTCAGGCCGCTGAAAATCTCAAGAGTGGTGGCGTAGGATATTATCCCTATAGTAATTTTATTCATGTTGATACTGGACCAATAAGAGCATGGCGTGGTGCATAG
- a CDS encoding MBL fold metallo-hydrolase codes for MNIEIIPVTAFQQNCSLIWDDEKNAAIIDPGGNAEKLIQRIEELELNLKAVLLTHGHLDHVGAAEAIRDHFNIEIWGSQEEDRFLFESLPQQSQQFGLPYVSAFTPDRWFNQEGEEIQIGTLTFEIFHLPGHTPGHIGFIEHEKNIAFTGDVLFQNSIGRTDFPRGNFDTLISSIKNKLFTLNDDMVIVAGHGPYTTIGQEKQNNPFLK; via the coding sequence ATGAATATTGAAATTATTCCAGTTACAGCCTTTCAGCAAAATTGCTCACTTATTTGGGATGATGAAAAAAATGCAGCAATTATCGATCCTGGTGGTAATGCGGAAAAGCTTATTCAACGCATTGAAGAACTCGAATTAAACCTTAAAGCAGTCCTATTAACGCATGGACATCTTGATCATGTGGGTGCCGCTGAAGCGATTCGTGATCATTTCAACATTGAAATTTGGGGTTCGCAAGAAGAAGATCGTTTTCTATTTGAAAGTCTACCACAGCAATCTCAACAATTTGGTTTACCTTATGTTTCCGCATTTACACCTGATCGCTGGTTTAATCAAGAAGGCGAAGAAATTCAAATTGGCACATTAACCTTTGAAATTTTTCACCTTCCAGGCCATACCCCAGGTCACATTGGCTTTATTGAGCATGAAAAAAATATCGCTTTTACTGGCGATGTCCTTTTTCAAAATAGCATTGGGCGTACAGACTTTCCTCGTGGGAATTTCGATACATTGATCTCATCAATTAAAAATAAATTATTTACATTAAACGACGACATGGTTATTGTTGCAGGGCATGGTCCTTACACAACTATTGGACAAGAGAAACAAAATAATCCGTTTTTGAAGTAA
- the pepT gene encoding peptidase T, whose translation MEEQDYNKLLERFLTYVAFDTQSKSSAKHSPSSVGQMKLALHLQQELIELGLQDVNVTKHAIVTAYLPSNHPELTQTIGFISHLDTSPQCSGKNVQPEVIENYRGGDIALGLGIEFISPVYYPFLHQLIGKTLIVTDGTTLLGADNKAGIAEIMTVLSILQRENIAHCNIRVAFTPDEEIGLGMHYFPLDDFPCDWAYTIDGGEVGELEYENFNAATAKITFKGRSIHPGYAKNKLVNALTLACEFQQGFPKDDVPEKTSGKEGFFHLDDFKGDIEKVELHYLIRDFDQAHFEQRKAFIYQLVEKFNREKSLKEPVECVIEDSYKNMYDTVKNVPLAIKLADAAMKACGITPNHKLIRGGTDGAFLAEKGLACPNIFTGGYNFHSKHELITLEGMGKSVEVILQIVKVCKLM comes from the coding sequence ATGGAAGAACAAGATTATAATAAATTACTGGAGCGATTTTTAACTTATGTTGCGTTTGATACGCAATCTAAATCGTCTGCAAAGCATTCACCAAGTTCAGTAGGGCAAATGAAGTTGGCTTTACATTTGCAGCAAGAATTAATTGAACTTGGTTTACAAGATGTCAATGTGACTAAGCATGCCATTGTCACAGCTTATTTACCTTCAAATCATCCCGAGTTAACACAAACTATTGGATTTATTTCCCACCTTGATACCTCACCACAATGCAGCGGAAAAAATGTTCAACCCGAAGTGATTGAAAATTATCGGGGGGGAGATATTGCATTAGGTTTAGGAATTGAATTTATTAGTCCCGTGTATTATCCATTTTTACATCAGCTTATTGGTAAAACCTTGATTGTGACAGATGGAACGACTCTACTTGGTGCAGATAATAAAGCTGGAATCGCAGAAATTATGACTGTACTTTCTATCTTGCAACGAGAAAATATAGCACATTGTAATATTCGGGTTGCATTTACACCAGACGAAGAAATTGGCTTAGGGATGCATTATTTTCCATTGGACGATTTTCCTTGTGATTGGGCATATACCATTGATGGTGGAGAAGTGGGCGAATTAGAGTATGAGAACTTTAATGCTGCGACCGCAAAAATTACCTTTAAAGGTCGGAGCATTCATCCAGGTTATGCTAAAAACAAATTAGTGAATGCGCTTACGTTAGCTTGTGAATTTCAACAAGGTTTTCCAAAAGATGATGTTCCTGAAAAAACATCGGGTAAAGAGGGTTTTTTCCATTTAGATGATTTTAAAGGGGATATTGAGAAAGTTGAGCTACATTATCTCATTCGAGATTTTGACCAAGCTCATTTTGAGCAACGCAAGGCGTTTATTTATCAATTAGTGGAAAAATTTAATAGAGAGAAAAGCCTGAAAGAGCCCGTGGAATGTGTCATTGAAGACAGTTACAAAAATATGTATGACACAGTTAAAAATGTTCCACTGGCGATTAAACTTGCGGATGCAGCAATGAAAGCTTGCGGTATTACACCAAATCACAAACTAATACGCGGTGGAACGGATGGGGCATTTTTAGCGGAAAAAGGATTAGCTTGTCCAAATATTTTTACTGGTGGCTATAATTTCCATAGTAAGCATGAATTAATTACTCTAGAAGGAATGGGAAAATCGGTTGAAGTAATACTACAAATTGTAAAGGTTTGTAAATTAATGTAA